AACGACGCCGACGCGCCAAGGTCGGCTGATCGCCAGCGAGATACCTCCGCGACACCACAAGCATTCAAACAAGGACACCTTCACCACCTAGCGCCACCACTTTAGACCGCCCCGCGCCACCGTTTCTAAATGCCGTCAACATCGAAGATTGGTGGGGGCGCATGCCATCCGCTAGCTGGTCCGGTACTTGAACGCCCTCACGCAGGGGGCAAGTAGTTGGCTTTTGAAAATCAGGACGCGTGGCACGTCCGGATTTCGAGAATTCGCCCCACGCGCAACGTCCGAGAGGACGCGCCGGCGTCATTGAGGAACGACGAAATCCTCAGCCCGCGACCAGGGGCCAGAAGTGATAATAATCCTCGACGGCCGAGAGCGTGTAGCCGCAGGTACGATACAGGCCACAGGCAGGCGAATTCGCCATTTGAGTGATCACTCGTGCCTCATCAGCGCCGTGCGACCGCATCCACTCATGGGCACTTTCTAGCAATCGGCGTCCCACGCCGCGGCCGCGTGCCTGCTCGGCCACGGCGAGCAAACCGATCTTTCCGGTGTCGTTCGCCACGGCCACCGTGACCATTCCGTTCAGCCCGTCCGCGATTGTCGGATCGTGCGCTACGAGGACCGTGTCGGCGATTTCGCGACGGACACTGCGCTCGATCCAGATGCGATACATCTCTAAAAAGCGCTCCCTCGGAAAACGCGGGTCAACATTGAATCGCGAATGCGCTCCTGAGGCAATTGCCAGCTTCAATAACTCAGGCGACGTTGCGTGCGCCGAATATTCGGCGATGCTCCGCGGGTGCCCCTGCCTGCCGTTGGCGGGCTGTGCCAATGGCAAAGTCTGGGAAAACGTCGCTTTGCGGTCCGTCAGAGTTCCGCAGAATTCGCAGGTCAGCGCAGCGTCGATCACACGGTCTGGCTCCATCGTTACGACAACGAACGCGAAATGCGCGTCTCTCGCCGATTCGAGAGCCGACCAAAGATCCCGATCGTCGAGGCCGCGGGCATGCAGAACCCCCGTGGCAAAGCCAAAATGCTCGCATTCCCAGTTAAGCCGAACGACCTGCGGTTCGCTGGCGACTTTTGTGCCGTTCACGTCGAATAATCCCCTTTACTTGGCGATTTCCGCACAGCATTCGTCGTCCGATCACGACGCCTGCGATTCGACACTGCGCTCAATAGCGCTAGGGCGCATTTGGTTCGATCGATCACCGGCCAGTTCATCGAGAACGTTTCGCTCGTGGTATTGCGGCTTACCATTCACGTTCAGATGCAGGCGTCCCAGGTACTCGCCCATGACCCCCAGCCCGAGCAACTGCAGGCCGCCCAGCGTGAGAACCGAGACGATAATCGAAGCATAACCTGGCGTGGTAATACTGCCCGTGAAATGGAGGTACAGGTAGTACACGCCAGTGGTCATCCCACAGAAGGCCGCCATGCAGCCCAGCAGGGAAACTACCTGCAGCGGCAGCAGCGAGAAATTAGTGAAAAGATTCAGGGCTAGCGTCACCATCTTGCCCAAGGAATCGCCGGAACGCCCCTCGTTACGCGGATGATGTTCCACAGTGACCTTGCCGACGCGTCGCGTGTTCCAGGCCAATAACCCATCTATGAAAGTAAATGGACGGGTATAAGGCAAGATCGCATCCAGCAACTCGCGACGAAAGACCCGGAACGACGTCACCGTAACGGGCAATCGAAAGACCCTGCGAAAGAATGCATTGACTACGGCCGAACCGATATTCTTAAGCGGTGGATGCTTCTTTTTGTCGTAACAGCCATAGACCAGGTCCAAATCGTCTGCGGAGATCGTGTCGAGGAGTTTGGGAATCTCCTCGGGCGGATGCTGCAGATCATCGTCCATCGTGACGATGAGCGCGCCTCGCGCATGACGAAATCCACACATCAGCGCGTTATGCTGGCCATAGTTGCGCATCAATTGCACGGCCACGATGTGTTCCGGATTTTGTTTTTGCAAAGCGGCCAGCACGCGCCACGAACCATCGGGGCTGCCGTCTTCTACAAAGACCACCTCATATGATTTGCCCGTAGCGTCCAACACTGTTCGCAGGCGGGTCACCAAGCGCGGGAGGATTGTCGCAGAGTTGTAGACGGGGATAACCACCGACAGTTCAATCGAACGACCTTCGTCGTGCCGCAAGCCGACGGATCCGGCCACGGGCGCACGTTTGTCTTCGCCTGCCAGAGGCATCGCGCGTTGCACGATGCCGGATTGGTGATTTGTCGGATTAATCCTGGGCAAACTCATGGAGTACTAACACCATCTATCAATTGCGTTGTCCTGATCTGACACTGCGAGCGCCGTGAAAGCTGATCTAAGATCGCCGCCAGAGCCGCATTTCAAGTGACACACGCGTCAGGTCCTCGTTCAGATTCACCGCCCCGCCGTGTATCAAATACGGCGAGAAAACCAATACCTCGTGCGGTCCTGGGTTGGGCCGCGTCAAGACAATTGGATGTCGGCCCCGCGTCACTGTGGGCACCGTGTAGTTCAATCCCTGTATACGTGCGCCGTTCACGGACCGCTCGATTTCACTCTCCGACCATTTGTGGCTTCTTGCCAGCACAGGAAGCGACGACAAGGCGTTGCTGCCGGCCACAGGTGCGTAAATGTTCACGCCGTCACGCAGGTGGTCCAGCCACACGTCCCGATGGGGTGGGTTGTTGTCCTGCTGTTTACATGGCCTGACGATCCGCAGGAAAAATGGTCGGCCACTGTATTTGGCACCATCGACCGTTAGCGGCGCGCGGCAGATCTCGGAAATCCGCTCTGCGACCAGGTCCAGGCTAATGGGGAATTGATGCCTTTCGAACCCGACGCGTGTTCGTTTCACGATCGCCGCATGCTGCTCGTCCGTGACCAGCCGATGATACTGCTCCAGGACGAAGGTATCGCCGGTCTTGATGCCCTCGGCGGCCATTTCCGACCGCACCAGCTGGGTAAAGCCCTCACACATCAAGCGCCTGTCCGTCTCGGATACAAATGGCGCGACGCGATAACCGACGTCGTCCCAGCCCGAGTCGCGAATCACATTGTCGTCGGCCTCGAGCAAGACCGATGTCGGTCCACTCTCTGTCGATCCGTCGAGTTCAAACGATACTTTACGATGATCGATCCAATATTCGACTAGTTGCATCGGGCTATGCTCCCCTGGCTGGCCATGTCGATTGCCAATTGGCTGCTGTGCGAAAACGATTCATATTCTTGCGGGCCGATGAGGACGGCCTCGATATCGGCCAAGGTTTCAGAATTGAGCTCGATGTCTGCCGCCTGGACATTACGAAGAACTTGTGCCGGCGTCGAAGCGCCTATCAAAATTGCCGGCACGCCAGACGATCGCAAGCACCAGGCGACCGCCATGGCCGTCAATTCCAGCCCATGCCGTTCGGCAACCCCCTGGAAACGCCGCACGACATGCTCGTTTTTTAGCTGATGCTGCCACATGTCCTGGCGTGTGAGAGGAACGGCAGCCCGCGAATTCTCGGGGCAGGCGCCGGCCAGATACTTACCGGTCAGTACGCCTTGGGCCAAGGGCGAGTAGCCAATAACATCAATTCCCAA
This genomic window from Pirellulales bacterium contains:
- a CDS encoding GNAT family N-acetyltransferase yields the protein MNGTKVASEPQVVRLNWECEHFGFATGVLHARGLDDRDLWSALESARDAHFAFVVVTMEPDRVIDAALTCEFCGTLTDRKATFSQTLPLAQPANGRQGHPRSIAEYSAHATSPELLKLAIASGAHSRFNVDPRFPRERFLEMYRIWIERSVRREIADTVLVAHDPTIADGLNGMVTVAVANDTGKIGLLAVAEQARGRGVGRRLLESAHEWMRSHGADEARVITQMANSPACGLYRTCGYTLSAVEDYYHFWPLVAG
- a CDS encoding glycosyltransferase family 2 protein, coding for MSLPRINPTNHQSGIVQRAMPLAGEDKRAPVAGSVGLRHDEGRSIELSVVIPVYNSATILPRLVTRLRTVLDATGKSYEVVFVEDGSPDGSWRVLAALQKQNPEHIVAVQLMRNYGQHNALMCGFRHARGALIVTMDDDLQHPPEEIPKLLDTISADDLDLVYGCYDKKKHPPLKNIGSAVVNAFFRRVFRLPVTVTSFRVFRRELLDAILPYTRPFTFIDGLLAWNTRRVGKVTVEHHPRNEGRSGDSLGKMVTLALNLFTNFSLLPLQVVSLLGCMAAFCGMTTGVYYLYLHFTGSITTPGYASIIVSVLTLGGLQLLGLGVMGEYLGRLHLNVNGKPQYHERNVLDELAGDRSNQMRPSAIERSVESQAS